Proteins co-encoded in one Candidatus Limnocylindrales bacterium genomic window:
- a CDS encoding nitroreductase family deazaflavin-dependent oxidoreductase gives MTGAQKFWKYVGESNFYKNMGKVHTRLYRLSGGRIGHKTGPVKNLLLTSKGRKTGEMRTCPLTYFEDRGRFVLIASNGGNEKHPVWYLNLKADPRATIEVGPRKLEATASTAAGEERARLWSAAVRMNPQYAVYESITSREIPVVVLTPTV, from the coding sequence ATGACTGGGGCTCAGAAATTCTGGAAGTACGTTGGCGAGAGCAACTTCTACAAGAACATGGGCAAGGTCCATACGCGGCTTTACCGGCTTTCCGGTGGGCGCATCGGACACAAGACCGGCCCCGTCAAGAATCTTCTGCTGACTTCGAAGGGTCGCAAGACCGGTGAGATGCGCACGTGCCCGCTTACGTACTTCGAAGATCGCGGACGCTTCGTGCTGATTGCTTCCAACGGAGGCAATGAGAAGCATCCGGTCTGGTATCTGAATCTGAAGGCGGATCCGCGCGCAACGATCGAGGTCGGGCCGCGCAAGCTCGAGGCCACGGCATCGACTGCCGCCGGCGAAGAGCGCGCGCGACTGTGGAGCGCGGCGGTCCGGATGAATCCGCAGTACGCGGTTTACGAAAGCATCACGTCGCGCGAGATTCCGGTGGTCGTGCTGACGCCGACAGTTTGA
- a CDS encoding acetyl-CoA C-acetyltransferase, producing MGTAYIIDAVRTPRGKGKATGSLAGLHPHQLLGTCLKALVDRNGFDPKDVEDVVAGCVTPVGEQGGVVSRFAVLDAGWPNEVTGVQLNRYCGSGQQAVNFALMGAASGMQDLVVGGGVEQMSRLPMGADKSGLDAHNRHLREQHPLVPQGISADLIAAREGFTREDCDRFGVRSQQNAKRAQDENRFSKSLLPVRDYEGNLVCDRDEFPRPETTLEGLGKLPPSFADMGGYVQKGDTLSFDDKARHVYPNVKSIPHVHTAGNSSGIVDGASAILVASEKYVKDHALTPRARVISMATIGDEPVIMLTAPAPASERALKKAGMTWKDIDLFEVNEAFAAVVLKFIKESGVDPDKINVNGGAIALGHPLGATGGMLIGTALDELERTDKQTALITMCIGGGMGIATIIERC from the coding sequence ATGGGCACTGCATACATCATCGACGCCGTTCGTACCCCGCGCGGCAAAGGCAAGGCGACCGGCTCGCTCGCCGGGCTTCATCCGCACCAGCTTCTCGGCACGTGCCTGAAGGCGCTCGTCGATCGCAACGGATTCGATCCGAAAGACGTCGAAGACGTCGTTGCCGGATGCGTCACGCCGGTCGGCGAGCAGGGCGGCGTCGTTTCGCGGTTTGCCGTCCTCGACGCCGGCTGGCCGAACGAAGTGACGGGCGTGCAGCTCAACCGCTATTGCGGATCCGGACAGCAGGCCGTCAACTTCGCGCTGATGGGCGCCGCTTCCGGTATGCAGGATCTGGTCGTCGGCGGCGGAGTAGAGCAGATGTCGCGGCTTCCGATGGGTGCCGACAAGTCGGGTCTCGACGCGCACAACCGTCATCTGCGCGAACAGCATCCGCTTGTTCCGCAGGGCATCTCGGCCGATCTGATCGCCGCGCGCGAAGGCTTCACGCGCGAAGACTGCGACCGGTTCGGGGTGCGCAGCCAGCAGAACGCGAAGCGCGCGCAGGACGAGAACCGCTTCTCGAAAAGCCTGCTCCCGGTTCGCGACTACGAAGGCAACCTCGTGTGCGACCGCGACGAGTTCCCGCGCCCGGAGACCACGCTCGAAGGCCTCGGAAAGCTGCCGCCGTCGTTCGCCGACATGGGCGGCTATGTGCAGAAGGGCGACACGCTGTCGTTCGACGACAAGGCCAGGCACGTCTACCCGAACGTGAAGTCGATCCCGCACGTCCACACCGCCGGCAACTCGAGCGGCATCGTCGACGGCGCGTCGGCGATCCTCGTCGCGTCGGAGAAGTACGTGAAGGACCACGCTCTCACGCCGCGCGCCAGAGTCATCTCGATGGCCACGATCGGCGACGAGCCGGTCATTATGCTGACTGCCCCCGCGCCCGCATCCGAGCGAGCGCTGAAGAAGGCCGGCATGACGTGGAAGGACATCGACCTGTTCGAGGTCAACGAAGCGTTCGCCGCCGTCGTCCTCAAGTTCATCAAGGAGAGCGGAGTCGATCCCGACAAGATCAATGTCAACGGCGGCGCGATCGCCCTCGGTCATCCCCTCGGAGCCACCGGCGGCATGCTGATCGGCACCGCCCTCGACGAGCTCGAGCGCACCGACAAGCAAACCGCCCTGATCACGATGTGCATCGGCGGCGGCATGGGCATCGCCACCATCATCGAGCGCTGCTGA
- a CDS encoding SRPBCC family protein: protein MTSANSEILEAVDVEVPVRTAYNQWTQFEKFPVFMLGVKSVEQIDDSNLRWKIDIGEETREWTARITEQTPDKRIAWTSTSGSANAGVVTFHRLADERCRVTLQLSYVPEGMIENIGDMLGIVRQRVVGDLERFKIFIEDSGAATGGFRGTIEAPS from the coding sequence ATGACCAGTGCCAATTCCGAGATTCTCGAGGCAGTCGACGTCGAGGTGCCCGTGCGCACCGCCTACAACCAGTGGACCCAGTTCGAGAAGTTCCCCGTCTTCATGCTTGGGGTGAAGTCGGTTGAGCAGATCGACGATTCCAATCTCCGATGGAAGATCGACATCGGAGAGGAGACCAGAGAGTGGACCGCCAGGATCACCGAGCAGACACCCGACAAGCGCATCGCATGGACGAGCACGAGCGGTTCGGCCAACGCCGGTGTCGTCACGTTTCACCGCCTCGCCGACGAACGCTGCCGGGTGACTCTTCAGCTCTCCTACGTCCCGGAAGGCATGATCGAGAATATCGGCGATATGCTCGGGATCGTGCGCCAGAGAGTCGTCGGTGATCTGGAGCGCTTCAAGATTTTCATCGAAGACAGCGGTGCTGCGACGGGCGGCTTTCGCGGAACGATCGAGGCGCCGAGCTGA
- a CDS encoding acyl-CoA dehydrogenase family protein, translating into MEFGFSSDQEQLKAQVRRFLDSECPLERVRTIMASKEPHDTGLWKKMAELGWPALTIPEEFGGLGRSWEDLVILAEEAGRSLCPSPILANAAAARAIAALGSVEQQEKWLPQIASGELIASLAVLEESDDLTQAGVEATAIDSVLTGRKMFVPWGQAVDLLLIAVREEEGISLYAVPSDAEGITVTPLRMIDATSRAAEVVLDGVRVSDSQRLGGAGTVWRELEKVLDAATVALAAEMVGAADAALRLATEYAKVRKQFGQYIGKFQGVKHRLAEIFVDVESARSLVYFASWAVDNVPDARAHVSMAKAYASIALDRAGEDGIQIHGAVGFTWECDAHLYYKRGRYCRSVDGSVEYHHERLLTVQGL; encoded by the coding sequence ATGGAATTCGGATTCAGCTCGGATCAGGAACAGCTCAAGGCCCAGGTGCGGCGCTTCCTCGACTCGGAGTGTCCGCTCGAGCGCGTGCGCACGATCATGGCGTCGAAAGAGCCGCACGACACCGGTCTGTGGAAGAAGATGGCCGAGCTCGGCTGGCCCGCGCTGACGATTCCGGAAGAATTCGGCGGCCTCGGTCGCTCATGGGAAGACCTCGTGATCCTGGCCGAAGAAGCGGGACGCTCGCTCTGTCCGTCGCCGATCCTCGCGAATGCGGCCGCGGCGCGCGCCATCGCCGCGCTTGGCTCCGTCGAGCAGCAGGAGAAGTGGCTGCCGCAGATCGCTTCGGGCGAGCTCATCGCATCGCTCGCCGTGCTCGAAGAGAGCGACGACCTGACGCAGGCAGGTGTCGAGGCGACGGCGATCGATTCGGTCCTCACAGGGAGGAAGATGTTCGTTCCGTGGGGACAGGCGGTCGATCTGCTGCTGATCGCCGTGCGTGAGGAAGAAGGCATCAGCCTTTACGCGGTACCGAGCGATGCCGAGGGCATCACGGTTACGCCGCTTCGCATGATCGATGCGACATCGCGGGCGGCCGAGGTCGTGCTCGACGGCGTTCGCGTAAGCGATTCTCAGCGGCTCGGCGGCGCGGGCACGGTCTGGCGCGAGCTCGAGAAGGTGCTCGACGCCGCAACCGTTGCGCTCGCGGCCGAAATGGTCGGCGCCGCGGATGCGGCGCTGCGGCTTGCGACCGAGTACGCCAAGGTGCGCAAGCAGTTCGGCCAGTACATCGGGAAATTTCAGGGCGTCAAGCACCGGCTCGCCGAGATCTTCGTCGACGTCGAATCGGCAAGATCGCTCGTCTATTTTGCATCCTGGGCCGTCGACAACGTTCCCGATGCGCGCGCGCACGTCTCGATGGCCAAGGCGTACGCTTCGATCGCGCTCGATCGCGCGGGCGAAGACGGAATCCAGATCCACGGCGCGGTTGGTTTTACGTGGGAATGCGACGCGCACCTCTACTACAAGCGCGGCAGGTACTGCCGCAGCGTCGACGGCAGCGTCGAATACCATCACGAACGGCTGCTTACGGTGCAGGGGCTCTGA
- the nthA gene encoding nitrile hydratase subunit alpha — protein sequence MSNRNRQEPAPPAARAQAVVEALTEKKLIPNGFLDAVTMTATEMWSPRNGARVVAKAWVDAEYRKRLLTDGTAACAELGYSGPEGEYIVVLEDTPKLHNVIVCTQCSCTAWPVLGLPPDWYKSPEYRARVVREPRPLLREMGLDLPESVAIRVWDTTAETRYMVLPLRPPGTDGWSEERLAELVTREAMIGVALVERG from the coding sequence ATGAGCAATCGCAACCGCCAGGAACCGGCGCCCCCGGCCGCAAGAGCCCAAGCGGTCGTCGAAGCGCTTACCGAAAAGAAACTCATCCCCAATGGCTTCCTCGATGCGGTTACAATGACCGCTACGGAGATGTGGAGCCCGCGAAACGGCGCGCGCGTCGTTGCGAAGGCGTGGGTCGACGCCGAGTACCGAAAGCGCCTGCTCACCGACGGCACCGCGGCGTGCGCCGAGCTCGGCTATTCAGGTCCCGAAGGCGAGTACATCGTCGTCCTCGAGGACACGCCGAAACTCCACAACGTCATCGTCTGCACGCAATGCTCGTGCACCGCGTGGCCGGTGCTCGGGCTTCCTCCCGACTGGTACAAAAGCCCCGAGTATCGTGCGCGCGTCGTGCGCGAGCCGCGGCCGCTGCTCCGCGAGATGGGCCTCGATCTTCCCGAGAGCGTCGCGATCCGTGTCTGGGACACCACCGCGGAGACCCGCTATATGGTGCTTCCGCTTCGGCCGCCGGGCACCGACGGGTGGAGCGAGGAGAGACTGGCCGAGCTCGTTACGCGTGAAGCAATGATTGGCGTCGCCCTCGTAGAGCGCGGATAG
- a CDS encoding acyl-CoA dehydrogenase family protein — MDFTFSEQEEAFRREVREFLAKQNPSGDKGAGGDDIESAMDRLPKLLAWNQALHEKGWVGFSWPKEVGGGGGGLVEQMILKQECGNARAPMLGLSYMGLAWVGPGIIKYGTEEQKQRYIPPILRAEEHWCTGYSEPGSGSDLASLQCKAVRDGDHYVITGQKIWTSLAMWAQWMILLVRTDSSGSKHQGITCVLVPMNSPGIEVKPIKTMNGETPFAEVFFNDVRVPVANRLGAEGQGWDVTKHALANERSSIAEVTAMVHALEDLKDLAKRCRRSGRAAIEDPFVRQRLARMETMIEAMRLTGLRFLTRQLRGEEVGAETSVNKLLRAELEVEIGRLALEIEGRFGGLAKNSPRVVDKGRWQHQMLSWPAYVIGGGTPNIQKNVIAERLLGLPHDV, encoded by the coding sequence ATGGACTTCACGTTCTCCGAACAGGAAGAAGCGTTCCGCCGCGAAGTGCGCGAGTTCCTCGCCAAGCAGAATCCGAGCGGCGACAAAGGCGCGGGTGGTGACGACATCGAGTCGGCGATGGATCGCCTGCCGAAGCTGCTCGCCTGGAACCAGGCGCTTCACGAGAAGGGCTGGGTCGGATTTTCGTGGCCGAAGGAAGTCGGTGGCGGAGGCGGCGGCCTCGTCGAGCAGATGATCCTCAAGCAGGAGTGCGGGAACGCTCGCGCACCGATGCTCGGGCTTTCGTACATGGGTCTTGCGTGGGTAGGGCCCGGCATCATCAAGTATGGCACCGAAGAACAGAAGCAGCGCTACATCCCTCCGATTCTGAGGGCCGAGGAACACTGGTGCACGGGCTACTCGGAGCCCGGCTCCGGAAGCGATCTTGCGTCGCTTCAGTGCAAGGCCGTACGCGACGGCGACCACTACGTGATCACCGGCCAGAAGATCTGGACGTCGCTCGCGATGTGGGCGCAGTGGATGATCCTGCTGGTTCGCACCGATTCGAGCGGATCCAAGCACCAGGGCATCACGTGCGTGCTGGTGCCGATGAATTCTCCCGGCATCGAAGTAAAGCCGATCAAGACGATGAACGGAGAGACACCGTTTGCCGAGGTGTTCTTCAACGACGTGCGCGTGCCGGTCGCGAACCGGCTCGGCGCCGAAGGCCAGGGCTGGGACGTCACCAAGCACGCGCTCGCCAACGAGCGCAGCTCGATCGCCGAAGTCACGGCGATGGTGCATGCGCTCGAGGACCTGAAAGATCTCGCGAAGCGCTGCCGGCGCAGCGGCCGCGCGGCGATCGAGGATCCGTTCGTGCGCCAGCGGCTCGCGCGCATGGAGACGATGATCGAGGCGATGCGTCTTACTGGCCTTCGGTTTCTCACGCGGCAGCTTCGCGGCGAGGAAGTCGGTGCGGAGACGTCCGTCAACAAGCTGCTTCGCGCGGAGCTCGAGGTCGAGATCGGGCGGCTTGCGCTCGAGATCGAAGGCCGCTTCGGCGGGCTCGCAAAGAATTCACCCCGCGTCGTCGACAAGGGGCGCTGGCAGCACCAGATGCTGTCGTGGCCTGCCTACGTGATCGGCGGCGGGACGCCGAATATCCAGAAGAACGTGATCGCCGAGAGGCTTCTTGGATTGCCGCACGATGTCTGA
- the nthB gene encoding nitrile hydratase subunit beta, producing the protein MDGIHDLGGMNGFGPVEIERDEPVFHEPWEALAFALNIFSIAELRAYNPDEYRHAVERMDPAHYLQATYYERVLTAVATILVEKGVLTHADLEARAGKPFPLSRPVADKPTAELDAQSQARFHVGDDVVVRNVHPAGHTRAPRYVRGKRGTVVHVAPAFSFPDASAHGQPRRKEHTYHVEFAAHELWTDAGGSNQTVVVDLWDAYLERA; encoded by the coding sequence ATGGACGGAATCCACGACCTCGGCGGAATGAACGGCTTCGGCCCGGTAGAAATCGAACGCGACGAGCCCGTCTTCCACGAACCCTGGGAAGCTCTGGCCTTCGCGCTGAACATCTTCAGCATCGCCGAGCTGCGCGCGTACAACCCTGACGAGTACCGCCACGCGGTCGAGCGCATGGATCCCGCGCACTACCTCCAGGCAACCTACTATGAGCGCGTGCTGACGGCGGTCGCGACGATCCTCGTCGAGAAAGGCGTGCTCACGCACGCCGACCTCGAAGCGCGCGCAGGAAAGCCATTTCCTCTGTCACGCCCCGTAGCCGACAAGCCGACTGCAGAGCTCGATGCGCAGTCGCAGGCCCGCTTTCACGTCGGCGACGACGTCGTCGTCCGTAACGTGCATCCGGCCGGTCACACCCGCGCACCGCGCTACGTTCGCGGAAAGCGCGGCACCGTCGTCCACGTCGCACCGGCATTCTCGTTTCCGGATGCCTCCGCTCATGGGCAGCCGCGCCGAAAAGAGCACACGTACCACGTCGAATTCGCGGCGCACGAGCTCTGGACCGACGCGGGCGGCAGCAATCAAACCGTCGTCGTCGACCTGTGGGACGCGTATCTGGAGCGTGCATGA
- a CDS encoding glycine/sarcosine/betaine reductase selenoprotein B family protein → MPIDYISRTRELYSPLPPYRWTDNRDAPVPWTPLTKPLSDCRVALVASGGIHLDTQPPFHFKDDTSIRIIPTSAETSRVRIAHFGYPTSDAEKDPNCVFPLDVLREMVKDGTIKELAPDAVTCMGGIYSQRRVEEELIPPVVDKIKQQNVDLCYLVPA, encoded by the coding sequence ATGCCCATCGACTACATCTCCCGCACGCGTGAGCTCTACAGCCCGCTCCCGCCCTACCGCTGGACCGACAACCGCGATGCGCCGGTGCCGTGGACCCCGCTGACGAAGCCGCTGAGTGACTGCCGCGTCGCGCTCGTCGCGAGCGGCGGCATCCACCTCGACACCCAGCCGCCGTTCCACTTCAAGGACGACACGTCCATCCGCATCATCCCGACGAGCGCCGAAACGTCGCGCGTGCGGATCGCGCACTTCGGCTATCCGACGTCCGATGCCGAGAAAGACCCGAACTGCGTGTTTCCTCTCGACGTGCTTCGGGAGATGGTGAAGGACGGTACGATCAAGGAGCTCGCGCCCGACGCCGTCACGTGCATGGGCGGCATCTACTCGCAGCGTCGCGTCGAAGAGGAGCTGATTCCGCCCGTCGTCGACAAGATCAAGCAGCAGAACGTCGACCTGTGTTACCTGGTGCCTGCTTGA
- a CDS encoding glutathione S-transferase family protein, whose product MPEIIFHQYAMSPFSEKIRKIFALKNLEYREVDQPAWMPKPHLTPMTGGYRRIPVLQIGADIYCDSALIARKIDQLSPEPSIYPDGKAAAAEGMAMWADKTLFFSTVPLVFTAMAEVIPKELFDDRRKMSPQLSMEVLKSAVPGSRGALASACAMLDASLSKNAFVLGDAFSVADAAVFHTLWFVRSDQASAGIIYSKPSLADWFGRVEAMGSGTPVSMSGDEAMEIARSGEPEDIDSSLDDDPSGLRKGMRVGICSDDLPTDVFVGKLICLRAHEMVIEREDPAVGRVAVHFPRAGYQVRAV is encoded by the coding sequence ATGCCCGAAATCATCTTCCACCAGTACGCGATGTCCCCGTTCTCCGAGAAGATCCGCAAGATCTTCGCGCTGAAAAACCTCGAATACCGCGAGGTCGACCAGCCGGCGTGGATGCCGAAGCCGCATCTTACGCCGATGACCGGCGGCTACCGCCGCATCCCCGTGCTGCAGATCGGCGCGGACATTTACTGTGACAGCGCGCTGATCGCGCGAAAGATCGACCAGCTGAGTCCCGAGCCGTCGATCTACCCGGACGGCAAGGCCGCCGCCGCCGAAGGCATGGCGATGTGGGCCGACAAGACGCTGTTCTTCTCGACTGTGCCGCTGGTGTTCACGGCGATGGCCGAGGTGATCCCCAAGGAGCTGTTCGACGACCGGCGCAAGATGTCGCCGCAGCTCAGCATGGAAGTGCTGAAGTCGGCGGTACCGGGATCGCGCGGTGCGCTCGCCTCGGCGTGTGCGATGCTCGACGCATCGCTGTCGAAGAACGCGTTCGTTCTCGGCGATGCGTTCAGCGTTGCGGACGCGGCGGTGTTTCACACGCTGTGGTTCGTGCGCAGCGACCAGGCGTCGGCGGGCATCATCTACTCGAAGCCGAGCCTCGCCGACTGGTTCGGCCGTGTCGAAGCGATGGGCAGCGGGACGCCGGTTTCGATGTCCGGCGACGAAGCGATGGAAATCGCACGCAGCGGAGAACCGGAGGACATCGACAGCTCGCTCGACGATGACCCGTCGGGACTCCGGAAGGGAATGCGCGTCGGCATCTGCTCGGACGATCTTCCGACCGACGTGTTCGTCGGCAAGCTCATCTGCCTGCGCGCGCACGAGATGGTGATCGAGCGCGAGGACCCGGCCGTGGGCCGCGTCGCAGTGCACTTCCCGCGCGCCGGCTACCAGGTGCGGGCGGTCTGA